In the Clostridia bacterium genome, one interval contains:
- the nuoF gene encoding NADH-quinone oxidoreductase subunit NuoF — protein sequence MQFYRSHVLVCHGTNCSLKHNRAIREALVQGIKAQGLDKEVRVVETGCFGLCEQGPTVVVYPEGVVYCQVKVNDVPEIVEKHLLKGRIVDRLLYRPAELKPVQTYDQFDYFKGQVRVVLRNCGLIDPESIEEYIAQGGYRALGKCLTSMSSDEVTEVIKNSGLRGRGGAGFPTGLKWSFARRAAGQPKYIICNADEGEPGTFKDRLILEGDPHSIIEGMAIAGYAVGANQGYVYIRGEYTLSIERLRKAIDQAREYGLLGKNLFNSGFDFDIEIAIGAGAYVCGEETALIESLEGGRGEPRIKPPYPADYGLWGKPTVVNNVETLANVPVIIERGVDWFRSLGTERCPGTKVFTLCGDVVNQGLIEVPMGITLREVLYDIGGGIPNGREFKMAQTGGTSGGCIPKELLDVPMDYDQMAAAGTALGSGALLIMDDRHCIVDVAKSFARFFVHESCGQCTPCREGTMQLYRIVDKMTRGEAEEKDVQLLEALAETMRLSPLCPLGQTAPFPIVTTLKYFRDEYDAHIKEKRCPTGTCKALA from the coding sequence ATGCAGTTCTATCGCTCCCATGTACTCGTCTGTCATGGAACCAATTGTTCTTTAAAGCATAACCGGGCCATACGAGAGGCTTTAGTACAAGGCATCAAGGCCCAAGGCTTAGATAAGGAAGTAAGGGTAGTGGAGACGGGATGCTTTGGCCTTTGTGAGCAGGGGCCCACGGTGGTGGTATATCCGGAAGGAGTGGTCTACTGCCAGGTCAAGGTCAATGATGTGCCGGAAATAGTTGAAAAGCACCTGTTGAAGGGCCGGATCGTAGACCGCCTACTTTATCGCCCGGCCGAGCTTAAACCGGTTCAGACCTATGACCAATTTGACTATTTCAAGGGCCAGGTTCGGGTGGTGTTGCGCAACTGTGGCCTCATCGACCCCGAGTCTATCGAAGAATATATTGCCCAGGGCGGCTACCGAGCTTTGGGCAAGTGTCTGACCAGTATGTCTTCAGATGAAGTTACTGAAGTTATTAAGAATTCGGGATTGCGCGGCCGCGGAGGGGCGGGCTTCCCCACTGGACTGAAGTGGAGCTTTGCTCGCCGAGCGGCTGGCCAACCCAAATATATAATCTGCAATGCTGATGAAGGCGAGCCGGGAACCTTTAAGGACCGATTGATTCTTGAAGGTGACCCTCACTCCATAATTGAGGGTATGGCCATAGCCGGATATGCTGTGGGAGCCAACCAAGGTTATGTCTATATCCGGGGCGAGTATACCTTGTCCATTGAGCGTTTACGGAAGGCCATTGACCAAGCGCGGGAGTATGGGCTTCTAGGTAAGAACCTGTTTAATTCTGGATTTGACTTTGATATTGAAATTGCCATTGGCGCTGGGGCCTACGTTTGCGGGGAGGAAACCGCTTTGATTGAGTCGCTGGAGGGTGGTCGCGGCGAACCGCGGATTAAACCTCCCTACCCAGCTGATTACGGGCTATGGGGTAAACCGACAGTGGTCAACAATGTGGAAACCCTGGCCAACGTCCCGGTAATCATTGAGCGAGGAGTAGACTGGTTCCGGAGTTTGGGCACCGAGCGTTGCCCAGGCACCAAAGTATTTACCTTGTGCGGCGACGTGGTCAATCAAGGCCTAATTGAGGTGCCCATGGGCATCACCTTGCGGGAGGTGCTCTATGATATCGGCGGCGGCATTCCTAATGGTCGGGAGTTCAAGATGGCTCAAACCGGAGGTACCTCGGGAGGCTGTATTCCTAAAGAGCTTCTCGATGTGCCCATGGACTATGATCAGATGGCTGCTGCTGGCACCGCGCTGGGGTCGGGAGCGCTCCTCATCATGGACGACCGCCACTGCATTGTGGACGTGGCCAAATCCTTTGCCCGCTTCTTCGTTCACGAGTCTTGTGGGCAATGCACTCCTTGCCGTGAGGGCACCATGCAGCTATATCGCATAGTTGACAAGATGACTCGCGGCGAGGCTGAGGAGAAGGATGTCCAACTCCTCGAAGCCTTAGCTGAAACCATGCGCCTGAGCCCGTTGTGCCCGTTGGGACAGACTGCTCCTTTCCCAATCGTCACTACCCTCAAGTATTTCCGGGATGAGTATGACGCTCACATCAAGGAGAAGAGATGTCCTACCGGCACCTGTAAGGCTTTGGCCTAA